In Suricata suricatta isolate VVHF042 chromosome 14, meerkat_22Aug2017_6uvM2_HiC, whole genome shotgun sequence, one DNA window encodes the following:
- the AIFM3 gene encoding apoptosis-inducing factor 3 isoform X2 — MGGCFSKPKPVELKIEVVLPEKERGKEELSASGKGSPRAYQGNGTARHFHTEERLPAPHPYPGAQDCVEAAVCHVKDLENGQMREVELGWGKVLLVKDNGEFHALGHKCPHYGAPLVKGVLSRGRVRCPWHGACFNISTGDLEDFPGLDSLHKFQVKIEKEKVYVRASKQALQLQRRTKVMAKCISPSAGHSSSTNVLIVGAGAAGLVCAETLRQEGFSDRIVLCTLDRHLPYDRPKLSKSLDAQPELLALRPKEFFRAYGIEVLTEAQVVTVDVRNKKVVFKDGFKLEYSKLLLAPGSSPKTLNCKGKEVENVFTIRTPEDANRVVRLARGRNAVVVGAGFLGMEVAAYLTEKAHSVSVVELEETPFRRFLGERVGRALMKMFENNRVKFYMQTEVSELRAQEGKLKEVVLKSSKVVRADVCIVGIGAVPATGFLRQSSINLDSRGFIPVNKMMQTNVPGVFAAGDAVTFPLAWRNNRKVNIPHWQMAHAQGRVAAQNMLAQEAEISTVPYLWTAMFGKSLRYAGYGDGFDDVIIQGDLEELKFVAFYTKGDEVIAVASMNYDPIVSKVAEVLASGRAIRKREVETGDMSWLTGKGS; from the exons ATGGGTGGGTGCTTCTCCAAGCCCAAGCCAG TGGAGCTCAAGATCGAGGTGGTGCTGCCTGAGAAGGAACGGGGCAAGGAGGAGCTGTCAGCCAGCGGGAAGGGCAGCCCCCGGGCCTACCAGGGCAATGGCACAGCCCGCCACTTCCACACTGAGGAGCGCCTGCCTGCTCCTCACCCGTATCCTGGGGCTCAGGACTGTGTGGAGGCTGCCGTCTGCCATGTCAAGGACCTCGAGAATGGCCA GATGCGGGAAGTagagctgggctgggggaaggTGTTGCTGGTGAAGGACAACGGGGAGTTCCACGCCCTGGGCCACAAGTGTCCACACTATGGTGCACCCCTGGTGAAAG GTGTGCTGTCCCGTGGCCGGGTGCGCTGCCCCTGGCATGGTGCCTGCTTCAACATCAGCACCGGTGACCTGGAGGATTTCCCTGGCCTGGACAGTCTGCACAAATTCCAG GTGAAGATTGAGAAGGAGAAGGTGTACGTCCGAGCCAGTAAGCAG GCCTTGCAGCTACAGCGAAGAACCAAGGTGATGGCCAAGTGTATCTCTCCAAGTGCTGGCCACAGCAGCAGCACCAACGTGCTCATTGTAGGCGCAG GTGCCGCTGGCTTGGTGTGTGCGGAGACACTGCGACAGGAGGGGTTCTCAGACAGGATTGTCTTGTGCACGCTGGACCGGCACCTCCCCTATGACCGGCCTAAGCTCAgcaag TCCCTGGATGCACAGCCTGAGCTGCTGGCTCTGAGGCCCAAGGAGTTCTTCCGAGCCTATGGCATCGAGGTGCTCACTGAGGCCCAG GTGGTAACGGTGGATGTGAGAAATAAGAAGGTCGTGTTCAAGGATGGCTTCAAGCTGGAGTACAGCAAGCTGCTGCTCGCaccagggagcag CCCTAAGACGCTGAACTGCAAAGGCAAAGAGGTGGAGAACGTGTTCACCATCCGGACGCCTGAAGATGCCAATCGCGTGGTGAGGCTGGCCCGTGGCCGCAATGCGGTGGTCGTGGGAGCTGGCTTCCTGG GGATGGAGGTGGCTGCGTATCTGACGGAAAAGGCCCACTCAGTGTCTGTGGTAGAGCTGGAGGAAACGCCCTTCAGGAGGTTTTTGGGGGAACGTGTCGGCCGTGCCCTCATGAAG ATGTTTGAGAACAACCGGGTCAAGTTCTACATGCAGACAGAGGTGTCTGAGCTGCGGGCCCAGGAGGGAAAG CTGAAGGAGGTTGTGCTGAAGAGCAGCAAGGTTGTACGGGCTGACGTCTGTATTGTGGGCATTG GCGCGGTGCCTGCCACGGGCTTCCTGAGGCAGAGCAGCATCAATCTGGATTCTCGAGGCTTCATCCCTGTCAACaag ATGATGCAGACCAACGTCCCAGGCGTGTTTGCAGCTGGCGATGCTGTCACTTTCCCCTTGGCCTGGAGAAACAATCGGAAAGTGAATATCCCACACTGGCAGATGGCTCATGCCCAGG GGCGCGTGGCGGCCCAGAACATGCTGGCTCAGGAGGCGGAGATCAGCACCGTGCCCTACCTGTGGACAGCCATGTTTGGCAAGAGCCTGCGCTACGCGG GGTACGGAGACGGCTTCGACGACGTCATCATCCAGGGAGATCTGGAAGAACTCAAGTTCGTGGCTTTTTACACCAA AGGCGACGAGGTGATTGCTGTGGCCAGCATGAATTATGATCCCATCGTGTCCAAGGTGGCTGAGGTGCTAGCCTCAGGCCGTGCCATCCGAAAGCGGGAGGTGGA GACCGGCGACATGTCCTGGCTCACAGGGAAAGGATCCTGA
- the AIFM3 gene encoding apoptosis-inducing factor 3 isoform X3, with product MGGCFSKPKPVELKIEVVLPEKERGKEELSASGKGSPRAYQGNGTARHFHTEERLPAPHPYPGAQDCVEAAVCHVKDLENGQMREVELGWGKVLLVKDNGEFHALGHKCPHYGAPLVKGVLSRGRVRCPWHGACFNISTGDLEDFPGLDSLHKFQALQLQRRTKVMAKCISPSAGHSSSTNVLIVGAGAAGLVCAETLRQEGFSDRIVLCTLDRHLPYDRPKLSKSLDAQPELLALRPKEFFRAYGIEVLTEAQVVTVDVRNKKVVFKDGFKLEYSKLLLAPGSSPKTLNCKGKEVENVFTIRTPEDANRVVRLARGRNAVVVGAGFLGMEVAAYLTEKAHSVSVVELEETPFRRFLGERVGRALMKMFENNRVKFYMQTEVSELRAQEGKLKEVVLKSSKVVRADVCIVGIGAVPATGFLRQSSINLDSRGFIPVNKMMQTNVPGVFAAGDAVTFPLAWRNNRKVNIPHWQMAHAQGRVAAQNMLAQEAEISTVPYLWTAMFGKSLRYAGYGDGFDDVIIQGDLEELKFVAFYTKGDEVIAVASMNYDPIVSKVAEVLASGRAIRKREVELFVLHSKTGDMSWLTGKGS from the exons ATGGGTGGGTGCTTCTCCAAGCCCAAGCCAG TGGAGCTCAAGATCGAGGTGGTGCTGCCTGAGAAGGAACGGGGCAAGGAGGAGCTGTCAGCCAGCGGGAAGGGCAGCCCCCGGGCCTACCAGGGCAATGGCACAGCCCGCCACTTCCACACTGAGGAGCGCCTGCCTGCTCCTCACCCGTATCCTGGGGCTCAGGACTGTGTGGAGGCTGCCGTCTGCCATGTCAAGGACCTCGAGAATGGCCA GATGCGGGAAGTagagctgggctgggggaaggTGTTGCTGGTGAAGGACAACGGGGAGTTCCACGCCCTGGGCCACAAGTGTCCACACTATGGTGCACCCCTGGTGAAAG GTGTGCTGTCCCGTGGCCGGGTGCGCTGCCCCTGGCATGGTGCCTGCTTCAACATCAGCACCGGTGACCTGGAGGATTTCCCTGGCCTGGACAGTCTGCACAAATTCCAG GCCTTGCAGCTACAGCGAAGAACCAAGGTGATGGCCAAGTGTATCTCTCCAAGTGCTGGCCACAGCAGCAGCACCAACGTGCTCATTGTAGGCGCAG GTGCCGCTGGCTTGGTGTGTGCGGAGACACTGCGACAGGAGGGGTTCTCAGACAGGATTGTCTTGTGCACGCTGGACCGGCACCTCCCCTATGACCGGCCTAAGCTCAgcaag TCCCTGGATGCACAGCCTGAGCTGCTGGCTCTGAGGCCCAAGGAGTTCTTCCGAGCCTATGGCATCGAGGTGCTCACTGAGGCCCAG GTGGTAACGGTGGATGTGAGAAATAAGAAGGTCGTGTTCAAGGATGGCTTCAAGCTGGAGTACAGCAAGCTGCTGCTCGCaccagggagcag CCCTAAGACGCTGAACTGCAAAGGCAAAGAGGTGGAGAACGTGTTCACCATCCGGACGCCTGAAGATGCCAATCGCGTGGTGAGGCTGGCCCGTGGCCGCAATGCGGTGGTCGTGGGAGCTGGCTTCCTGG GGATGGAGGTGGCTGCGTATCTGACGGAAAAGGCCCACTCAGTGTCTGTGGTAGAGCTGGAGGAAACGCCCTTCAGGAGGTTTTTGGGGGAACGTGTCGGCCGTGCCCTCATGAAG ATGTTTGAGAACAACCGGGTCAAGTTCTACATGCAGACAGAGGTGTCTGAGCTGCGGGCCCAGGAGGGAAAG CTGAAGGAGGTTGTGCTGAAGAGCAGCAAGGTTGTACGGGCTGACGTCTGTATTGTGGGCATTG GCGCGGTGCCTGCCACGGGCTTCCTGAGGCAGAGCAGCATCAATCTGGATTCTCGAGGCTTCATCCCTGTCAACaag ATGATGCAGACCAACGTCCCAGGCGTGTTTGCAGCTGGCGATGCTGTCACTTTCCCCTTGGCCTGGAGAAACAATCGGAAAGTGAATATCCCACACTGGCAGATGGCTCATGCCCAGG GGCGCGTGGCGGCCCAGAACATGCTGGCTCAGGAGGCGGAGATCAGCACCGTGCCCTACCTGTGGACAGCCATGTTTGGCAAGAGCCTGCGCTACGCGG GGTACGGAGACGGCTTCGACGACGTCATCATCCAGGGAGATCTGGAAGAACTCAAGTTCGTGGCTTTTTACACCAA AGGCGACGAGGTGATTGCTGTGGCCAGCATGAATTATGATCCCATCGTGTCCAAGGTGGCTGAGGTGCTAGCCTCAGGCCGTGCCATCCGAAAGCGGGAGGTGGA GCTGTTTGTGCTACACAGCAA GACCGGCGACATGTCCTGGCTCACAGGGAAAGGATCCTGA
- the AIFM3 gene encoding apoptosis-inducing factor 3 isoform X1, whose product MGGCFSKPKPVELKIEVVLPEKERGKEELSASGKGSPRAYQGNGTARHFHTEERLPAPHPYPGAQDCVEAAVCHVKDLENGQMREVELGWGKVLLVKDNGEFHALGHKCPHYGAPLVKGVLSRGRVRCPWHGACFNISTGDLEDFPGLDSLHKFQVKIEKEKVYVRASKQALQLQRRTKVMAKCISPSAGHSSSTNVLIVGAGAAGLVCAETLRQEGFSDRIVLCTLDRHLPYDRPKLSKSLDAQPELLALRPKEFFRAYGIEVLTEAQVVTVDVRNKKVVFKDGFKLEYSKLLLAPGSSPKTLNCKGKEVENVFTIRTPEDANRVVRLARGRNAVVVGAGFLGMEVAAYLTEKAHSVSVVELEETPFRRFLGERVGRALMKMFENNRVKFYMQTEVSELRAQEGKLKEVVLKSSKVVRADVCIVGIGAVPATGFLRQSSINLDSRGFIPVNKMMQTNVPGVFAAGDAVTFPLAWRNNRKVNIPHWQMAHAQGRVAAQNMLAQEAEISTVPYLWTAMFGKSLRYAGYGDGFDDVIIQGDLEELKFVAFYTKGDEVIAVASMNYDPIVSKVAEVLASGRAIRKREVELFVLHSKTGDMSWLTGKGS is encoded by the exons ATGGGTGGGTGCTTCTCCAAGCCCAAGCCAG TGGAGCTCAAGATCGAGGTGGTGCTGCCTGAGAAGGAACGGGGCAAGGAGGAGCTGTCAGCCAGCGGGAAGGGCAGCCCCCGGGCCTACCAGGGCAATGGCACAGCCCGCCACTTCCACACTGAGGAGCGCCTGCCTGCTCCTCACCCGTATCCTGGGGCTCAGGACTGTGTGGAGGCTGCCGTCTGCCATGTCAAGGACCTCGAGAATGGCCA GATGCGGGAAGTagagctgggctgggggaaggTGTTGCTGGTGAAGGACAACGGGGAGTTCCACGCCCTGGGCCACAAGTGTCCACACTATGGTGCACCCCTGGTGAAAG GTGTGCTGTCCCGTGGCCGGGTGCGCTGCCCCTGGCATGGTGCCTGCTTCAACATCAGCACCGGTGACCTGGAGGATTTCCCTGGCCTGGACAGTCTGCACAAATTCCAG GTGAAGATTGAGAAGGAGAAGGTGTACGTCCGAGCCAGTAAGCAG GCCTTGCAGCTACAGCGAAGAACCAAGGTGATGGCCAAGTGTATCTCTCCAAGTGCTGGCCACAGCAGCAGCACCAACGTGCTCATTGTAGGCGCAG GTGCCGCTGGCTTGGTGTGTGCGGAGACACTGCGACAGGAGGGGTTCTCAGACAGGATTGTCTTGTGCACGCTGGACCGGCACCTCCCCTATGACCGGCCTAAGCTCAgcaag TCCCTGGATGCACAGCCTGAGCTGCTGGCTCTGAGGCCCAAGGAGTTCTTCCGAGCCTATGGCATCGAGGTGCTCACTGAGGCCCAG GTGGTAACGGTGGATGTGAGAAATAAGAAGGTCGTGTTCAAGGATGGCTTCAAGCTGGAGTACAGCAAGCTGCTGCTCGCaccagggagcag CCCTAAGACGCTGAACTGCAAAGGCAAAGAGGTGGAGAACGTGTTCACCATCCGGACGCCTGAAGATGCCAATCGCGTGGTGAGGCTGGCCCGTGGCCGCAATGCGGTGGTCGTGGGAGCTGGCTTCCTGG GGATGGAGGTGGCTGCGTATCTGACGGAAAAGGCCCACTCAGTGTCTGTGGTAGAGCTGGAGGAAACGCCCTTCAGGAGGTTTTTGGGGGAACGTGTCGGCCGTGCCCTCATGAAG ATGTTTGAGAACAACCGGGTCAAGTTCTACATGCAGACAGAGGTGTCTGAGCTGCGGGCCCAGGAGGGAAAG CTGAAGGAGGTTGTGCTGAAGAGCAGCAAGGTTGTACGGGCTGACGTCTGTATTGTGGGCATTG GCGCGGTGCCTGCCACGGGCTTCCTGAGGCAGAGCAGCATCAATCTGGATTCTCGAGGCTTCATCCCTGTCAACaag ATGATGCAGACCAACGTCCCAGGCGTGTTTGCAGCTGGCGATGCTGTCACTTTCCCCTTGGCCTGGAGAAACAATCGGAAAGTGAATATCCCACACTGGCAGATGGCTCATGCCCAGG GGCGCGTGGCGGCCCAGAACATGCTGGCTCAGGAGGCGGAGATCAGCACCGTGCCCTACCTGTGGACAGCCATGTTTGGCAAGAGCCTGCGCTACGCGG GGTACGGAGACGGCTTCGACGACGTCATCATCCAGGGAGATCTGGAAGAACTCAAGTTCGTGGCTTTTTACACCAA AGGCGACGAGGTGATTGCTGTGGCCAGCATGAATTATGATCCCATCGTGTCCAAGGTGGCTGAGGTGCTAGCCTCAGGCCGTGCCATCCGAAAGCGGGAGGTGGA GCTGTTTGTGCTACACAGCAA GACCGGCGACATGTCCTGGCTCACAGGGAAAGGATCCTGA